The following coding sequences lie in one Erwinia amylovora genomic window:
- a CDS encoding YoaK family protein, giving the protein MLRMMIKRKRERTHAEDRYLALVLATSAGLLNAMALGAFGIFPSHMSGNAAQLSSEVSNVDIRDLKFLLAILTAFVIGCVTSRLIVMYGVKHHLRTIFSIVLLTEGVMLMLLSAFETFFYAAGNNREAIVCLGFLMGIHNATSTQLSNGRVRSTHVTGTLTDAGIALGSVLTAWFQRDRSQPMTAACQQFVTHLVTIVSFLSGGMAGLLLFEQFSFSSMIAVGMFLVLIAISSIVITVRIARY; this is encoded by the coding sequence ATGCTGCGCATGATGATTAAAAGAAAACGTGAAAGGACGCACGCTGAAGACCGGTATCTGGCGCTGGTACTGGCCACCAGCGCCGGTTTGCTGAATGCCATGGCGCTGGGGGCATTCGGTATTTTTCCATCGCATATGTCCGGCAATGCTGCGCAATTATCCTCTGAGGTCTCCAACGTCGACATCAGGGATCTGAAGTTTTTGCTGGCCATTCTTACCGCTTTTGTTATCGGCTGCGTAACGTCGCGGTTGATAGTGATGTACGGCGTCAAACATCATCTGCGCACGATATTCAGTATCGTTCTGCTGACTGAAGGTGTGATGTTGATGCTGCTGTCGGCGTTTGAAACGTTTTTTTATGCTGCCGGCAATAACCGCGAGGCGATTGTCTGCCTCGGTTTTTTAATGGGGATCCACAATGCCACGTCCACCCAGCTCTCTAACGGCCGCGTGCGCTCCACTCACGTTACCGGCACCCTGACCGATGCGGGGATCGCGCTCGGTTCCGTACTGACCGCCTGGTTCCAGCGCGACCGTTCACAGCCGATGACCGCCGCATGCCAGCAGTTTGTGACTCATCTGGTGACCATTGTTTCTTTTCTGAGCGGAGGTATGGCTGGCCTGCTGTTATTCGAACAGTTTAGCTTCAGCTCAATGATCGCCGTAGGTATGTTCCTGGTGCTGATTGCCATCAGCTCGATCGTAATCACCGTGCGCATTGCGCGATATTAA
- a CDS encoding NADPH-dependent FMN reductase, translated as METIMSEKKSLTFVTLLGSLRQASLNAVIANSLPALAPAGIEISALGSIADFPHYNADIEAKGFPAAVLAMGNAIAAADGVIIVTPEYNYSLPGALKNAIDWLSRLAENPFANKPVAIQTASPGAIGGARAQYHLRQSMVFLNARVLNKPEIFIGQASSRIDVESGTINDESTRHHLTAQLEALALAARRPA; from the coding sequence ATGGAAACCATCATGTCTGAAAAAAAATCACTTACGTTTGTCACCCTGTTGGGCAGCCTGCGTCAGGCCTCGCTTAATGCCGTGATAGCCAACAGCCTGCCCGCGCTGGCCCCTGCAGGCATTGAAATCAGCGCTCTGGGGTCCATTGCCGACTTCCCCCATTACAATGCTGACATTGAGGCAAAAGGTTTTCCGGCTGCGGTGCTGGCGATGGGAAATGCGATTGCCGCCGCCGACGGCGTGATTATCGTCACGCCGGAATATAACTATTCACTGCCCGGCGCGCTGAAGAACGCCATCGACTGGCTGTCACGTCTGGCGGAAAATCCTTTCGCTAATAAGCCGGTCGCCATTCAGACTGCCTCACCGGGGGCGATTGGCGGTGCGCGCGCCCAGTATCATCTGCGCCAGAGCATGGTGTTTCTCAATGCCCGGGTGTTGAATAAGCCGGAAATTTTCATCGGACAGGCCAGCAGCCGCATTGATGTGGAGAGCGGCACCATTAACGACGAAAGCACCCGTCACCACCTGACCGCCCAGCTGGAAGCGCTGGCGCTGGCTGCGCGCCGCCCGGCATAG
- a CDS encoding cation:proton antiporter, whose translation MEFLGWTAATGGLLLLISLASGWISRGPVTGFALYLFAGIVCGPWVLDLLRIDIAAHASLAKNLTEIAMAASLFITGLKLRLPLNDPGWRMGLRLAFPAMLLTVAGVTLAAHLLAGFSWPLALAFGAIVAPTDPVLASLISVNNASDSDNLRVSLSSEAGLNDGTALPLLMLAVALLTGSGEISWAFFSHWALVDVLWAVVGGSAIGFVLGRLIGQYATHLRHTQQDVAPNDFLALALIALSYAAAQALDASGFLAAFAAGVGLRRAEIGVVRRFPSQDYQQGNPHPPAEELVNPNARHAFAGTNPASSAGLVVSDALSFGDTIERLFAAAIIIVLGITLAQHWNPNGLLLAALLFAVIRPLSVWIATAGMKTPGLQRATIGWLGIRGIGSINYIAWAYTHGLSGAEATRMADMAFTLIVASVVVHGISVTPLLNWRQARRSRK comes from the coding sequence ATGGAGTTTTTAGGCTGGACTGCCGCTACAGGTGGCTTACTGTTGTTGATCTCTCTGGCATCAGGGTGGATTAGCCGGGGACCGGTAACGGGATTCGCCCTCTACCTGTTTGCCGGTATTGTTTGCGGGCCGTGGGTGCTGGATCTGTTGCGCATTGATATTGCAGCGCATGCCTCGCTGGCGAAAAACCTGACCGAAATCGCTATGGCCGCGTCGCTGTTCATTACCGGACTGAAATTAAGGCTGCCGCTTAACGATCCGGGCTGGCGCATGGGCCTGCGGCTGGCGTTTCCCGCCATGTTATTGACGGTGGCGGGCGTCACGCTGGCCGCGCATCTGCTGGCCGGGTTTTCCTGGCCCCTGGCACTGGCGTTTGGCGCTATCGTAGCGCCAACCGACCCGGTGCTGGCCAGCCTGATTTCAGTCAATAATGCCAGTGATAGCGATAATCTGCGCGTTTCGCTGTCGAGTGAAGCCGGTTTGAACGACGGCACCGCCCTGCCGCTGTTGATGCTGGCGGTGGCACTGCTGACCGGTAGCGGCGAAATATCCTGGGCCTTTTTCAGCCACTGGGCGCTGGTTGATGTGCTGTGGGCGGTAGTCGGCGGCAGCGCGATTGGTTTTGTCCTCGGCCGCCTGATCGGACAGTATGCCACGCACCTGCGTCATACCCAGCAGGATGTCGCACCTAATGACTTCCTCGCGCTGGCGCTGATCGCCCTTAGCTATGCGGCGGCTCAGGCGCTGGATGCTTCCGGTTTCCTCGCGGCATTTGCGGCCGGTGTCGGACTGCGACGCGCCGAAATTGGCGTGGTGCGGCGTTTTCCCTCCCAGGACTATCAGCAAGGTAACCCGCATCCACCGGCCGAGGAACTGGTCAATCCTAACGCCCGACATGCATTTGCAGGGACCAATCCGGCCAGCTCCGCCGGGCTGGTAGTGAGCGATGCGCTCTCTTTTGGCGACACCATTGAGCGCCTGTTCGCCGCCGCCATTATTATCGTGCTGGGTATCACCCTCGCGCAGCACTGGAACCCGAATGGGCTGCTTTTGGCCGCGCTGCTGTTTGCAGTCATCCGCCCGCTGTCGGTATGGATTGCCACGGCTGGCATGAAAACCCCCGGCCTGCAGCGGGCCACCATCGGCTGGTTAGGCATCCGCGGTATCGGCAGTATTAACTATATTGCCTGGGCTTACACCCACGGGCTGTCGGGCGCTGAGGCAACGCGCATGGCCGATATGGCTTTCACCCTGATCGTCGCCAGCGTGGTGGTGCACGGCATTTCGGTGACGCCGCTACTTAACTGGCGTCAGGCGCGCCGCAGCCGCAAATGA
- the umuC gene encoding translesion error-prone DNA polymerase V subunit UmuC, with the protein MFALVDVNSFYTSCETVFRPDLRGEAVVVVSNNDGCVISRSAEAKLLGIKMGEPFFKIKNSTYPSRIHVFSSNYALYADLSERVMQTLTDIAPAIEIYSIDEAFVNLTGVSHCVSLADFGHEMRNQVLRNTGLTVGVGIAQTKTLAKLANHAAKKWPATGGVVDLTHIDRQRKLLALVAVEDVWGVGRRISKKLNLMGIETALDLAESSLWVIRKHFNVVLERTVRELRGEPCLALEEFAPTRQQIVCSRSFGNRLTQYSDVHQAVCAYAERAAEKLRGERQFCRFISVFVRTSPHADNEVYYGNQASTRLMTPSNDTRDIIRAATESLERIWIDGHRYMKAGVMLADFYSNGVSQLNLFDEQRVWANSAALMQTIDSLNHSGKGKVWFAGQGIEKAWKMKREMLSPAYTTRYADLPVAK; encoded by the coding sequence ATGTTTGCCCTGGTTGATGTGAACAGCTTTTATACCTCTTGTGAAACCGTTTTTCGCCCCGATCTGCGGGGAGAAGCGGTGGTGGTGGTATCAAATAACGATGGCTGCGTGATTTCACGATCTGCGGAGGCAAAATTACTGGGCATAAAAATGGGGGAACCCTTTTTTAAAATAAAAAACAGTACCTACCCCTCCCGGATCCATGTATTCAGTTCCAATTATGCGCTCTATGCCGACCTCAGTGAACGGGTTATGCAGACGCTGACCGATATCGCTCCCGCCATTGAGATATATTCCATTGATGAAGCCTTCGTTAATCTGACTGGCGTCAGCCACTGCGTATCTCTTGCGGATTTCGGTCATGAGATGCGCAATCAGGTGTTAAGAAATACCGGGCTGACGGTTGGCGTGGGCATTGCGCAAACCAAGACGCTGGCGAAGCTGGCCAATCATGCAGCGAAAAAATGGCCGGCTACCGGCGGCGTTGTCGATTTAACCCATATTGACCGCCAGCGCAAACTGCTGGCGCTGGTGGCGGTAGAAGACGTTTGGGGCGTTGGGCGGCGTATCAGTAAAAAGCTCAATCTGATGGGCATTGAGACCGCACTCGATCTGGCAGAAAGCTCGCTGTGGGTGATCAGGAAACATTTTAACGTCGTGCTGGAAAGGACCGTGCGTGAATTGCGTGGTGAACCCTGTCTGGCGCTGGAAGAGTTTGCCCCGACCAGGCAGCAGATCGTCTGTAGTCGCTCGTTTGGCAACCGCCTGACGCAATATTCAGACGTGCATCAGGCCGTTTGCGCCTATGCCGAGCGAGCCGCAGAAAAGCTGCGTGGTGAGCGGCAGTTCTGCCGTTTTATCAGCGTGTTTGTACGCACCAGCCCACACGCAGACAACGAAGTTTACTACGGCAACCAGGCGTCAACCCGGTTGATGACGCCGTCAAATGATACGCGTGACATTATTCGTGCCGCAACCGAATCGCTGGAACGTATCTGGATAGACGGACACCGCTATATGAAAGCCGGCGTCATGCTGGCAGATTTCTACAGTAACGGGGTTTCGCAGCTTAACCTGTTTGATGAACAGCGCGTATGGGCCAACAGCGCCGCGCTGATGCAAACCATCGACAGCTTAAATCATTCGGGTAAAGGCAAGGTCTGGTTTGCCGGCCAGGGGATAGAGAAGGCCTGGAAGATGAAGCGGGAGATGCTCTCCCCCGCTTACACCACTCGCTATGCCGATCTTCCCGTGGCGAAGTGA
- the otsB gene encoding trehalose-phosphatase, whose product MPTPTDPVPSLQAATAYAFFFDVDGTLAAIQSRPDEVSIPASALDDLQWLAQHCDGAVALISGRPIVELDALAAPLVLPLAGVHGAERRDADGKMTRVALDPHTVSTLQRELEQAIASLPGTMLETKGVAFALHYRQAPQNQQQIEQLAAAMVARFPELAQQPGKCVVELKPQDVNKGAAINQFMQLPPFACRVPVFLGDDLTDEAGFKAVNAIGGISVKVGAGSSEARGHLADVNAVYRWLAQTRKQLDNGAKASLRSQGYESLSSRI is encoded by the coding sequence GTGCCGACACCAACAGATCCCGTTCCCTCGTTACAGGCCGCAACAGCCTATGCCTTTTTCTTTGATGTGGATGGCACTCTGGCAGCGATTCAGTCGCGCCCGGATGAGGTATCAATACCTGCTTCTGCGCTGGATGATTTGCAATGGCTGGCGCAGCATTGTGACGGGGCTGTCGCCTTGATATCCGGCCGCCCGATCGTCGAACTGGACGCTCTGGCGGCACCGCTGGTTCTGCCGCTGGCCGGCGTACACGGTGCCGAACGCCGTGATGCTGACGGCAAGATGACCCGTGTGGCGCTTGACCCACATACAGTCAGTACATTGCAGCGGGAGCTGGAACAGGCCATCGCCTCGCTGCCGGGCACCATGCTGGAAACGAAGGGAGTCGCATTTGCTTTGCATTATCGACAGGCACCGCAGAATCAGCAGCAGATAGAGCAGCTGGCCGCCGCAATGGTGGCGCGTTTTCCCGAGCTGGCTCAGCAGCCGGGCAAATGTGTGGTGGAACTGAAGCCGCAGGATGTGAACAAAGGCGCCGCCATTAACCAATTTATGCAACTGCCCCCGTTTGCCTGTCGCGTACCGGTCTTCCTCGGGGATGATTTGACCGATGAAGCCGGTTTTAAGGCGGTCAATGCCATCGGGGGCATCTCTGTTAAAGTCGGTGCCGGTTCCAGTGAAGCGCGGGGACATCTGGCCGATGTTAACGCGGTTTATCGCTGGCTGGCTCAGACTCGAAAACAACTGGATAACGGCGCAAAAGCGTCGCTAAGGAGTCAAGGTTATGAGTCGCTTAGTAGTCGTATCTAA
- a CDS encoding glycosyltransferase family 2 protein, with product MAEKLLSVIIPACNVAGYIIECVDSLLAEIPAPNELIIINDGSTDDTLLRLDEHYAREKRVRVVTIPNGGAGAARDYGVTLANGQFIFFCDPDDVVCKGLFTELSCTIQQWPELELFCFNSLCFADGNPQQTWRKVKHHQFGLLPALDVFQGLLRNGTYTSATWNYVIKKEVIDRYNLKYVQRVHEDHLFSLGAFMRCGTAFVSRHVYYRQRVRSGSLTNSSKDESYFFQRYQAFIAAWEKLVRLTDCAELRYLYLIHSFRLMIHLFVVSSEPMPDYLRHAILYFGKNLKPARIVDWLLLRKPEIYFNLLRIKQRTPTIKRFLLKVRG from the coding sequence ATGGCAGAAAAACTTTTGTCAGTAATTATTCCTGCCTGTAACGTTGCGGGTTATATTATTGAATGTGTCGATTCTTTACTGGCAGAAATACCCGCACCGAATGAGCTGATCATTATTAATGATGGCTCAACCGACGATACGCTGCTACGCCTGGACGAGCATTACGCCCGGGAAAAGCGGGTACGTGTGGTCACTATCCCTAACGGGGGCGCGGGTGCAGCGCGCGATTACGGCGTCACGCTGGCCAATGGCCAGTTTATCTTCTTTTGTGATCCTGATGACGTGGTGTGTAAGGGGCTTTTCACTGAACTCAGTTGTACCATTCAACAATGGCCGGAACTGGAGCTGTTCTGTTTTAATTCACTGTGTTTTGCCGATGGCAATCCTCAACAAACCTGGAGAAAAGTAAAGCATCATCAGTTTGGTTTGTTGCCCGCCCTTGACGTGTTTCAAGGCCTGCTGCGCAATGGAACTTATACTTCAGCTACCTGGAATTATGTTATCAAAAAAGAAGTCATTGATAGATATAATTTGAAATATGTGCAACGCGTGCATGAAGATCATCTGTTCAGCCTCGGAGCCTTTATGCGCTGCGGCACCGCTTTTGTTAGCCGACATGTTTATTACAGGCAGCGTGTGCGCAGCGGATCTCTCACCAACAGCAGTAAAGATGAATCCTACTTTTTCCAGCGTTACCAGGCTTTCATCGCTGCCTGGGAGAAATTAGTCCGGCTAACCGATTGTGCTGAATTACGCTATCTCTATTTAATTCATTCATTCAGGCTTATGATCCACCTTTTTGTGGTCAGCAGTGAACCTATGCCAGATTATCTCCGGCATGCGATACTTTATTTCGGGAAAAATCTGAAACCTGCGCGGATTGTTGACTGGTTACTGTTAAGAAAACCGGAAATATACTTTAATCTGCTCAGGATCAAGCAGAGAACGCCAACCATAAAGAGATTTTTGCTAAAGGTCAGGGGCTAA
- a CDS encoding flippase — MAKVIDKGLLINLLSLLAYRGTSFIFPLVTLPYLARTLGVEHMGLLALGLACVVYCSTISDWGFNIYTTKDIAQHRHDKLKVTQLFWSTFNAKMILGTLTLAVVLLATWLNPAWHKLFFIVLANSSVLYGQLLSFGWLMQGFEKLGKTSIISTIGQFCSIPLTFLLVRSPEDTWLAALIPGVVAFISAMITLALVVQMRVIGSYRFEAREIVQRIRDSLHVFLAIFGANMFNSVNVLILAGLTSTYTVGLYNGADRLKKAANSVPEQIGNAFFPRVSHLFHKDRAMAIAATRKSISLSFLISLFIVVFTFFFADYVVRILLGAAFHDSANVLRVAVCGFIFGNVCYPAGLQILIPHGLAKQRMHVMFIVGLINIPVCCLLAWQFGAIGAASSLVLSEFLVFLGILRIMIRHDLLRTYLVGLPPFKQPGKQQG; from the coding sequence ATGGCTAAAGTAATTGATAAAGGTTTATTGATAAATCTTCTCTCGCTGCTGGCTTATCGCGGGACATCATTTATCTTTCCTCTGGTGACCCTGCCTTATCTGGCCCGCACCCTTGGTGTGGAACATATGGGACTTCTGGCGCTGGGGCTTGCCTGCGTCGTGTATTGCAGCACCATCTCCGATTGGGGATTCAACATTTACACCACCAAGGATATTGCCCAGCATCGCCACGACAAATTGAAAGTAACACAGCTGTTCTGGTCAACCTTCAATGCAAAAATGATCCTGGGTACCTTAACGCTGGCGGTTGTGCTGCTGGCAACCTGGCTCAATCCGGCATGGCACAAGCTGTTTTTTATTGTGTTGGCTAATTCATCGGTGCTTTACGGACAGCTATTGTCTTTCGGCTGGCTGATGCAAGGGTTTGAAAAGCTGGGTAAGACCTCGATCATCTCTACCATCGGGCAGTTCTGTTCCATTCCACTCACTTTCCTGCTGGTACGATCGCCGGAAGACACCTGGCTGGCGGCGCTGATCCCTGGGGTGGTGGCGTTTATCTCGGCAATGATTACCCTTGCCCTGGTGGTGCAGATGCGGGTCATCGGCAGCTATCGCTTTGAAGCACGTGAGATTGTGCAACGCATCAGGGACAGCCTGCATGTGTTTCTGGCTATTTTCGGCGCCAACATGTTTAACAGCGTCAACGTGCTGATCCTTGCCGGTCTCACCAGTACTTATACGGTGGGGTTGTATAACGGGGCCGACCGTCTGAAAAAGGCGGCTAATTCAGTGCCAGAACAGATAGGTAACGCGTTTTTCCCACGAGTCAGTCATCTGTTTCACAAGGATCGCGCTATGGCGATTGCCGCCACGCGTAAAAGCATCTCTCTCTCATTTTTGATCAGCCTGTTTATCGTGGTGTTCACCTTCTTCTTTGCGGACTACGTGGTGCGCATCCTGCTGGGCGCAGCGTTTCATGATTCTGCCAATGTTCTGCGGGTGGCCGTCTGTGGCTTTATCTTTGGCAACGTTTGCTATCCTGCCGGATTGCAAATCCTTATCCCACACGGGCTGGCAAAGCAGCGTATGCATGTGATGTTTATCGTTGGGCTGATCAATATTCCCGTTTGCTGCCTGCTGGCCTGGCAGTTTGGCGCTATCGGCGCCGCCAGCTCTCTGGTGCTGTCAGAATTCCTGGTGTTCCTTGGCATTCTGCGCATTATGATCAGGCATGATCTGTTGAGAACCTATCTTGTCGGACTACCGCCGTTTAAGCAGCCCGGCAAGCAGCAGGGATAA
- the umuD gene encoding translesion error-prone DNA polymerase V autoproteolytic subunit, with the protein MPLIRPLDIDCSLLLPLFSERVPCGFPSPAQDYVEDRIDLNKLAIKHPSATYFIKVSGDSMCEAGIGDGDLLIVDRSLNAVHGDIVVAAIAGEFTVKELRTHPFLQLVPHNPHYSPISFRNEEELEIFGVVTFTLKAHK; encoded by the coding sequence ATGCCGCTTATCCGTCCGCTCGACATTGATTGCTCCCTGCTACTTCCGTTGTTCTCCGAGCGCGTCCCCTGTGGTTTTCCCAGCCCTGCTCAGGACTACGTGGAAGATCGCATCGACCTGAATAAACTCGCTATTAAGCACCCAAGCGCCACCTATTTTATTAAAGTCAGCGGTGACTCGATGTGCGAAGCAGGGATCGGCGATGGGGATTTGCTGATCGTTGATCGTTCGCTGAACGCAGTTCATGGCGATATCGTGGTGGCCGCCATCGCCGGTGAGTTTACCGTTAAGGAGCTGCGCACCCATCCGTTTCTGCAACTGGTGCCGCATAACCCTCACTACTCGCCCATTTCATTCCGAAATGAAGAGGAGCTGGAAATCTTTGGCGTGGTCACTTTTACCCTGAAAGCGCATAAGTAA
- the hemB gene encoding porphobilinogen synthase: MSSYSPIQRPRRLRQSASLRSLFQENSLSLNDLALPIFVEEGLDDYKPIAAMPGVMRIPEKRLAYEIERIAKAGVRSVMTFGISHHTDADGSDTWNENGLVARMSRICKKTVPEMIVMSDTCFCEYTSHGHCGVLHEHGVDNDATLKNLGRQAVVAAAAGADFIAPSAAMDGQVAAIRHALDAAGFTDTAIMSYSTKFASSFYGPFREAAGTSLKGDRKTYQMNPMNRREAIRESLIDEAEGADALMVKPAGAYLDILREVRDRTRLPLAAYQVSGEYAMIKFGAQAGAISEREVVLESLGAIKRAGADIIFSYFALDLAEKNIL, from the coding sequence TTGTCCAGCTATTCTCCTATCCAGCGTCCACGACGCTTGCGCCAGTCCGCTTCTCTTCGCTCTCTGTTCCAGGAAAACAGCCTCAGCCTGAACGATCTGGCGCTGCCGATCTTTGTCGAAGAAGGGCTTGACGACTATAAGCCGATTGCTGCCATGCCGGGCGTGATGCGCATTCCGGAAAAGCGCCTGGCGTATGAGATTGAGCGTATTGCCAAAGCGGGCGTGCGGTCGGTGATGACCTTTGGTATTTCTCACCATACCGATGCTGACGGCAGCGATACCTGGAATGAGAACGGGCTGGTTGCGCGTATGTCACGTATTTGCAAAAAGACGGTGCCGGAAATGATAGTGATGTCCGATACCTGTTTTTGCGAGTACACCAGCCACGGCCACTGCGGCGTGCTGCATGAGCACGGCGTGGATAATGATGCCACGTTAAAAAACCTTGGCAGACAGGCGGTGGTGGCCGCCGCTGCAGGCGCTGATTTTATCGCGCCGTCGGCGGCGATGGACGGCCAGGTGGCGGCGATCCGCCACGCGCTGGATGCGGCTGGCTTTACCGATACTGCCATCATGTCCTATTCCACTAAGTTTGCCTCCTCCTTCTACGGCCCGTTCCGTGAAGCGGCTGGCACCTCGCTGAAAGGCGATCGCAAAACCTACCAGATGAACCCGATGAACCGCCGCGAAGCGATTCGCGAATCGCTGATTGACGAAGCGGAAGGGGCGGATGCGCTGATGGTTAAACCGGCGGGTGCCTATCTGGATATTCTGCGCGAAGTCCGTGATCGCACCCGGCTGCCGCTGGCGGCCTACCAGGTGAGCGGTGAGTACGCGATGATTAAATTCGGCGCGCAGGCGGGGGCCATCAGCGAACGCGAAGTGGTGCTGGAAAGCCTGGGGGCGATCAAACGCGCCGGTGCCGATATTATTTTCAGCTATTTTGCCCTCGATCTTGCCGAGAAAAATATTCTCTGA